A part of Desulfotomaculum nigrificans DSM 574 genomic DNA contains:
- a CDS encoding 2-keto-4-pentenoate hydratase produces the protein MDHRTIAAELLRAEATQTPIDTLTDTYPDLNVEDAYQIQLAQVDMQLKMGHKVVGKKIGLTSKGMQQLLGVNEPDYGHLFEHMLLMEGEPCRRDQLIWPRIEGELAFVLKDRLKGPGVNIADVYRATAGIMPAIEIVDSRIRDWKIKLPDTVADNGSSARFVLGSRMVPVEELDLRHIGMVLEKNGEMVNNGAGAAVWGHPAAAVAWLANKLAAYDIALEPGEIILSGAITAAVDANAGDVFTVSFHSLGTLNLKFI, from the coding sequence ATGGATCATCGCACCATAGCAGCTGAGCTGTTGAGAGCTGAAGCAACGCAAACCCCTATAGACACGCTAACCGATACTTACCCCGATCTGAACGTTGAGGATGCTTACCAAATCCAACTTGCCCAGGTTGATATGCAGCTCAAAATGGGTCATAAGGTAGTGGGTAAAAAAATTGGCCTTACCAGCAAGGGTATGCAGCAACTTCTTGGTGTTAATGAGCCTGATTACGGCCACTTGTTTGAACACATGCTGTTGATGGAAGGGGAACCTTGCCGCAGGGACCAATTGATCTGGCCCCGTATTGAAGGTGAGCTAGCCTTTGTCTTAAAAGACAGGCTAAAGGGTCCTGGTGTAAACATCGCCGATGTTTACAGGGCAACCGCCGGTATTATGCCTGCCATTGAAATTGTTGACAGCCGTATCCGTGATTGGAAAATTAAGCTACCGGATACTGTTGCCGATAACGGGTCCAGTGCCAGGTTTGTCCTGGGCAGCCGTATGGTACCTGTTGAAGAATTGGATTTACGCCATATTGGTATGGTGTTGGAGAAAAACGGTGAAATGGTCAATAACGGCGCAGGAGCGGCCGTTTGGGGTCACCCTGCAGCAGCAGTGGCCTGGTTGGCTAATAAGTTAGCTGCTTATGATATTGCTCTGGAGCCTGGTGAAATCATCCTCTCTGGAGCCATTACCGCTGCTGTGGATGCCAACGCAGGGGATGTTTTTACTGTATCATTCCATTCGCTGGGTACCTTAAACCTTAAATTTATATAA
- a CDS encoding acetaldehyde dehydrogenase (acetylating): MEKVKVAVIGPGNIGSDLMYKIFRSKYLEMALMTGIVESEGIKRARNLGVKTSTDGVNAVLAEEDIKIVFDATGAKPHLMHAPLLKAAGKIAIDLTPAAVGPYVVPPANLDKVQAEPNLNMVTCGGQATVPIVYAINQVAGVNYAEIVACISSKSAGPGTRQNIDEFTQTTARALRVVGGAKESKAIIVLNPAEPPLMMSNTIYTEVENPDEKAITEAVNAMVKEIQSYVPGYRLRVPPIIDGNKVTTIVEVEGAGDFLPKYSGNLDIITSAAVAVAEKIAAKILSKEVVA; this comes from the coding sequence GTGGAAAAGGTAAAAGTAGCAGTCATCGGCCCTGGTAACATTGGCTCAGACCTGATGTACAAGATTTTCCGCAGCAAGTATTTAGAAATGGCCCTGATGACAGGTATCGTAGAATCTGAGGGCATTAAGCGGGCACGTAACCTGGGGGTTAAAACCTCCACCGATGGCGTAAATGCTGTTCTGGCAGAAGAAGATATTAAAATCGTTTTTGATGCCACCGGTGCTAAACCTCATTTGATGCACGCCCCACTACTTAAGGCAGCAGGAAAAATTGCCATTGACCTCACTCCGGCAGCAGTTGGACCCTACGTGGTACCTCCGGCAAACCTGGATAAGGTACAGGCGGAGCCTAATTTAAACATGGTAACCTGTGGCGGACAGGCAACAGTACCTATCGTATATGCTATTAACCAGGTAGCCGGGGTAAACTACGCAGAAATCGTTGCCTGCATCTCCAGTAAGAGTGCCGGGCCGGGTACCAGGCAAAATATTGATGAATTCACCCAAACAACAGCCAGAGCATTAAGAGTAGTTGGCGGCGCTAAAGAGAGTAAGGCTATTATCGTACTAAACCCTGCAGAACCACCATTGATGATGTCAAATACCATTTATACTGAGGTAGAGAATCCGGATGAAAAAGCCATTACAGAGGCCGTAAACGCTATGGTAAAAGAAATTCAATCCTATGTTCCGGGGTATCGCCTGCGGGTTCCCCCCATCATTGACGGAAACAAAGTAACCACCATTGTTGAAGTTGAAGGTGCTGGGGATTTCCTGCCCAAATACTCAGGCAATCTTGATATTATTACCTCCGCTGCAGTTGCCGTTGCTGAAAAAATTGCAGCAAAAATCTTAAGTAAGGAAGTGGTAGCATGA